Below is a window of Humulus lupulus chromosome 2, drHumLupu1.1, whole genome shotgun sequence DNA.
gccctaagtagatttatttccaaatcggcagacaaatgcgtccctttctttaatctacttaggggcaacaagaaatttgaatggacaggagactgtgagcaagcttttcagaccttgaaagcccatatggcacatcCTCCCATTtgatcaaagccaatcgaaggagaaactttgttcatttacctggcaatcactgaagttgctgctagtgcggtactagtacgagaggaagaaggcatacaaaaagcggtttactatgtaagcaagaggctaatcggagcagaactgaggtatccacccatcgagaggttagcatattgcttaatcttggcctctagCAAATTACGTCCttatttccaagcccatcctatcacagttttaactgaccagccccttcggcaagtcctccagaaaCCAGAAGCGGTtgggcgtctattaaaatgggcagtcgaactagggcagttcgatattacgtaTTCACCGcaagcagcagtcaagggacaagtcttggccgatctcatTGCAAAgtttaccgaactcccagacGACGAACAATGCGAAAAACctaatgcgcctgagcctcatgatcaagctccctcatggaagttgtttatggatgggtcgtcaaacgaatctcacgcgggagcaggagtgatattgataatgccggaagggcatcgatttcactgcgccattaggtttgacttcgTAGCCttgaataatgaagcagaatacgaggccctcctcgctggattacgattggcaaaagacatggatataaaagtgctcgatatttacagcgattcacagctggtggtgaatcaagttctaggggaatatcaagcacggggtctcaaaatgggagcctacctaaataaaactagagatctattggcacagttccagaagtataccctccagcagataccttgagaccagaattcgaatgcagatgccttagccaaactcacaagcgcgaaagatgctgacactttgagcattgtgccagtagaaagattgagcgaacCGAGCATACGAACAGATATGACTAGCATGGAAATCtggatggaagatacatggatggcgccatacttggagtatctgactaGCGGTACACTGTCGaaagataggaacaaagccataACTCTTTAAAGGCAGGTCGCGagatatatactggtcgatggtgtttaataccgaaggggatattccatgccactgctcagatgtattacacccgagaaagctaaggaactgatgaaggaagtacatgaaggattttgcggagatcatgctggggggaaaagtttggcaaagaagattctaaggcagggctatttctggccaactatgaatgaagactctgcgGATTATGTGcggaagtgcgataagtgtcaaagattttccaaaattccacgcgcagctccaaacgagttaaagcagatgcagagtccatgggcTTTGGCAGTATGGGGCATAGATTTGATCGGATCATTGCCAACAGGAAAGGGTGGGgtgaagtacgcagtcgtagcagttgactacttcaccaaatgggccgaagctgagccactcgcaaccataacgaccaagaaagttgttgactttgtcatcaagaacattgtttgccgatatggtttgcctcgaaaaatcgtctcagacaatggcacccaatttgacagtgatctgatcaccgacttctgcgaaagacacgggattatcaaaagcttttctttagttgctCATCCACAAGTGAACGAGcaggttgaagcagtgaataaaacgcttaaggacaccctgaagaaaagacttgaagacgctaaaggagtgTGGCCAGAttagctgcctgaagtcctatggtcgtatagaacgtctcaccgaacagtgaCAGGTCATACTTCGTTTTCCTTaacatacggatatgaagccatgttgccagtcgagttagatctgccctcgcatcgacgaattacatacgaccaggatcagaacaacCAATTGATGATGGTGTCTCTAGATTCAatagaagaaaaatgagaaaaatcccaactccgagtagctgcgtaccagcaaaaagtcgcccggtactttaattcaaaagtaaaagaaagaaaattcaacattggagatctagtgctacgacgagttttcttgaatacccgcgaccccactgctggagtactcggaccaaactgggaaggaccgtaccagatcgaagaagtccttcacccgggcacctacaaacttgcacacttaaatggagatctcattccatgctactggaatggagaacacctgcgcaagtactaccaatgaacagtccttcttaaaggactggcttgtattaattcttacttttcacaagtttcgaaaaagggttagccacgttgtatggctaatcgcttataagtgtaagatcttttttaagatccctCATActgacatgtttagtccattttaatacgagattataagggactgtgcgcagccagtcattcttgccaacctttgtaaatttatttttacaagtatttgttcattacatgtgttgttttgctgtattacaagtgttgaattttataacgagcagtaatgttagaacaggtcgtggtcagggcaagtgaccaaggacctaaagctcctcgatcacttgaggggcatataaggtacatcgatagcaaagcataccataaggtatgtaaacacatgaacaaaatgagtgaaagcatgctacggtacttagagcatttttcaaaatttatgttttgtaaaatcaaaccaaagtactatgctaagttcggtcatgcgaacatgtattataataaaagaaacattataatatcagtaAGGCAATCGTTTACcccgcgagcattagtgctcggatgtaaatatgtaattaaaaggaaaaaacttttacaccgcgagcagtactgctcggatgtaatcattcaagtgtaagtaaaaagctgcccttgcagcaataaaaaataaattgtctttacaagtaGGCTCGTGGGCCATAAAAACTGTGAGATAAAAAGAGAATTactggggagcaggagggtcttctggattaggaccggtcttattagccgaaggatcaGTCTTAGCATCAGCAGCAGGGGTCTTGGCCTTAgctctctcctctgcctccaaccgagcagtgcactgcgccatcagcgtcctttgcaacTTCTCGGAGAGGTAGTTAATTTTGGCcccctggttgtgtttccagaaatcgtagaaattgaggaaggtggcttccttgtacttcttcagatttctggccccgtcctcctcgagctcctgaatGCGCCCTTCAAACTCCTGAACGCGCCCCTCAAGTTCCTGCACCCgtccctcgagcctctttgtctcCTCCCTGCTGTCAGTCGGGTCAAGTTTGGCCTGCTTACATTCTTGGGTGACGAGTACGACACTCTCCCTCCATGTCTTACGCTCCTCGTTGGCCTTCTTCAATGCCTCTTGGGACTCCTGAAGCTCttgggtgagagtggcttggtcctcgcacagttgcTTGTTCAGCTTGGACAGATCCTTGTTCTTCACAAGAAGCTTATTGTTATCCTCGAGTAGCTTAGTGTTATCAGCCTCAAGCGCTTGCTTGGCCTGGGCTAGCCTGGAGTCGTAGTTCTTTTCTCGGGAGACCAGCGCCTCAgcacggcgccagctagcagtcaaAGACAGCATcccctgaagaaaaaatgagaagGTTAGGGAAAGAAGTATAATATAAACCATGAAGTAGCAAAAGATGACTTACGctggctatctcattcaaccctctgttgatgatttggtcgacgTCCATAGTGGTAGTGTCATTGATGGCGGTCTGGCTGCGTCTATGCTTCGAGAGCcaatatattctctccctggccatgccaactatgtggctggacagggagcctttggATAAGTGGTCCAAAGTCTCTTTGTCTGCGGCCTTTGAGGAAGGCTGAGGATTGACGGGCGCGGGGGTCGTCTGCTCAGAGGGGGGCGAAGGTGGTAAGTCCTCCTTGGAAGGGGCTGTAGCAGGAGCATCTTCTGTCCGGGCcttcttcgaaggggtcttgctactttcccctcgagcTCTTTTGCTGTCCTTCTTCAGGACAGAAGAGTCAGCGGCAGCTTGGTAATTGTCAAAGAAGTCcccggagtccatacctgcacaaagagaaacaattcaaacaatgagATTAAAGGGTCGCGGGAAAACAGAGATTAGAGTAGAAGGATTacaaaagtaaggtacccgagctacacctaccggtcgtaacattatctactgaactacctagttcctggaagaaatctgaatttaaagaaggggcattcctaaagtttccatccccatcaaataagtggaggggaattggcaaattatttaaaaacgagaatgatgtaccgtttacatccgacgagtcgtcagatggttcggtaggctcagcagccttttgtttccccttgcccttggggaccgatgaTTCCGCTGCTTGGTGGGGAAcaacaggttccctgattgtaaccccagttggcctcctccgaggagggggtgactgaggttgctgctcgggtccctGCTCAGGTTCCACATCAGCATGGACACCACCCACCGCGGGTTCATTAGTCGCAggttgggagccccaaaggccagccaacctaaggttagcctcattaactaagttctttacactcttagcagcatttgacatactggctaagagtgctaccctcgactccattcctggagtaggggtcgggcgtaaccatggacctggaacacaatggaacagTGAAGTATTATGACAAGAAAGGATCAAAGTACAAAAACTACTGGTTCAaggattattattttctttacctcctcgagtgaaggccagattatctGCGACAATGTCAGGCATAAGGAAGTACTCTTAatgatacttccccacgttggagatgtgggtggtgtcggacagaaaggtgcgtccggtcttctggtggcagaaatgaaagaaccccgtaccatcctggttggggttggacttgaggtcgaacagaaaattgacctcatgaggagaaggagctggccatttcttgagcttgtagaggatatagagcgcggccagcatcatatacccattcggggtaatttgaaagggggccaccccaaagtagtttgccaccccttgaaagaatgaatgaagaggcagagTGGCACCCGTCTtgatatggtacctcgaccaggcgctgtaagccccccctggcaggttggctcgctggtcagtggaaggtctgaccagggtcacccccgtcagattaTATTTGTTTAAATAGTTGGTGATCATTCGAAGTGTCACCGAACTTGGGGAAATGACGTGCCACTCGACAGTCGGCTGGTCGGCATggcgaggacgggcacgcctctgaACTTCGGTTTCAGGGGGAATTCACCTCGGCCACTGGTCGAGGGGGTATCAGCATGAGGCTGACTTAGAGAGTTAAGGTCGCGTCTTTttctagctttggtttttgttctggccattttctgattgTGAATTGGTGGAGGATTTTGGTTAGGACGTGAAAATGGGATTACTGGAATCAGTGTgtatggattctcttcgccttcaagtagttggaccaagagttcgtcttcaataggtctttctcccccccaagggtcttgcatatgaactgcaaacagacaatggaggagataagacataatccgcgaagtagtgcggaagattgggataacgttgctcgtgcctaaataaccagcagcatcctaatcctatgctaacttcaacgtggatagtttgaaagacggataaaaacaaaaaggaaagtaaactgttttctgaaaagagaactttttcgactcctgagGGGCGGAaaaaaaaatttcagttttttttcacctggcttaaaggttgaatctttcgtcaacctaacgtcccaaaccagagatcctaactatcaaactatagtcttaacctatacaaagcataaaaacGTACTTTTACCAAACAATAGGCGGTTTataccaaaaaacccttaaaaccctatTCAGGAACACAGAAGTCGCAGAGCTTaaaaatggcatgcatggcgtaatagagagcttaaagaacgaagttcttacttgggcgaagatggagattcggaaGAAGATGAAAACTCGAACCGGAAGACCTTCGGCTAGACGTCAgactggttttcgaagctctgaactctggtgcaagttcttgaaaatattggcaaagatggtggataaaaatttcttaaaggggAAGAAAAGCCTACTTATAGGGATCGAAGGGATAGCCAAAAGGCaataatcatcacttcccactttcgaaacgtggggaagtgtataagccgtcaaattgcctttttggaaactgaaaaggcttgtttagacataattatgtcacggttttcgaaaatgcacggggattctgacaggcatcatgggaatgtgaacagttgtttccttaagtttctttattgctggtcgcactaaacaaacttggggggaaaatgttatccctaaaatcagaagtgaatgacatggcagacattaattacacatggctgacacctagcagaatctgtgttcgactatcgaccaggaagaaattcagtatcatgcgatcaatttcttcatacgaccagcctggtcatatgcacattatacgcggaggaaatcttaggcagttatgatggaatccgaaattatctcccatgatttcctgagtatccaattatttaggaaagaatatctgtaacaaatcaatgtgaatcttccatgagcttataaatagaagaagagggctcagggaagagggCGGATCACTTTTCTTTTGAGCAAAAAAGatcatttgagattagagagagattacacgagaataattgtattttcttcttcagaggttagtgaaactcattgaaccccagttctttgatcacccctttgaatctcatttcaataacaattcaagtggacgtatgttattaccagatcctgaggccgaaccactataaaatcttgtgttcttattattttcgtcatcacattcttttcaacgtattcatccacgtcaagcgtattttgactccgtgtcagttggccaaattctaGGTCAACAGTAACTAATAAATATCtacttttaattagttttaaagctATATTGGCtttaatatttagaatattttgttaaaattaacaaaacaaaaggtgaaaatcaataattttctttatgtacatatttttttatatagaataaatatatatttataggggaattttcctataggggcttcattttaatccctactggtagggctctcagtgttttcaACCCTTGAACAGTTTTTGgggcgattttttttatgaccgtgtatattgtagctatttagagcattctacaaattttcagaaaattccgaatagtttacaataccaaaaactaggttcaaacatgttgttgcacgcgtgactaattttttttatgcgcgtggaaaacaacatgtttgaacctagttttcggtactgtaaactattcgaaattttctgaaaatttgcaggatgctctaaatagctacaatatacacgttcataaaaaaaaagtcgtgccgaaaactgttcacgggtcgagaaacactgagagccctaccggtagggcttaaagtgaagtccatatagaagaattgtcatatatttatatatataagacaattttcctataggggcttcactttaagcccgaCCGGTGAGGCTCTTCACttttctcgacctgtgaacagtttttggcgcgattttttttatcgccgtgtatattgtagttgtttagagcatcctgcaaatttttagaaaattccgaatagtttgcggtatcgaaaactaagtttaaacatgttgttttccaggcGCATAAAAAAgattagtcatgcgtgcaacaacatgtttgaacctagttttcgctacggtaaattattcagaattttctacaTATGGCGCCAATGCTcaaaatagctataatatacacggtcataaaaaaaatcgtgccgaaaattATTCAAAAGTCGAAAACACTGAGAGCCCAACTAGTATGGCTTAAAGTAAAGCCACTTATTTGAGAATTGttctatatatattataacatgCGGTGCGGTAATGAGAGCTCTATCAATCATTCGACCTTTCtgtaacataaaaaaaaaaaaaaaaaaggtgagaTTAGTGTAAATGGAGTTGACACCGAATGATCAAACCGAGGCAGCTCTAAGAGGTGAAGCGAACGTATGGAAAAACATTAATGGAATAGCAGATTTCATGGTCCTGAAATGCGCCTTAGAGTTGAGAATCCCTGATATCGTACACTCGCACTCCGCCCCAATCACTTTGGCCCAAATTGCTTCTTCTGTTCCAGATTCTCCCTCTCTGAACCTCTCCTACCTATCTCGCATCATGCGTCTACTTGTACGTCGTAAGATATTCTCTCAACACAAATCACTAGACGGTGAAGAAGTTCTCTACGGGCCTACTCACTCATCTAGGTTGCTCTTAAGCAAAACTACGTTGCCGGATCAGGTAACTTTGGCTCCGTTTGTTGCATTCATGACCCATCCCTACTTGTCGGCTCCATGGCGCTGCTTGGCCAGGTGTGTCAAAGAAGGCGGCAACGGTTTTGAGATGGTCCACGGAGGCCGCCAATTATGGGACTTGGCTCCAGGGAATCCGGAGTTCAACAAGCTTTTCAACGATGGCATGGAGAGCACGGCCAGAATAACAATGATGGCAATTTTGTCCGAATACAGAGATGTCTTTTGTGGGATCGGTTCTTTGGTCGACGTCGGTGGTGGGTTTGGCGGCTCAATATCTGCGATTGTGAAATCTCATCCGCACATAAAAGGCATCAACTATGATCTACCCCATGTTGTCGCCACCGCTCCAACGTACACCGGACTAGTGTCCCATGTTGGTGGTAACATGTTTGAATGGATCCCCACAGCCGATGCAGTTTTCATGAAGGTAAGCATTTATGCATGCAATTACTCATGACTTCTCAATTTTATTAAGTTTAATTCATAATATTTATTATGTGTATAAATTTGTGTGTAGTGGATACTTCACGATTGGGCCGATGAAGATTGTGTGAAGATCTTGAAAAATTGTAGAAGAGCAATACCTGAGAAGGGTGGAAAAATTATCATAGTTGACATAGTTTTGGAGCCAGAGGCCAATGGGTTATTTGATGATGCAGCTGTGATGCTCGATATTGCACTAATGGCACTAACACGTGGAAAGGAGAGAACCGAAAAGGAGTGGAAGAAGGTGTTGGAAGAAGGAGGTTTCCCTCGCTACCAAATCTTCAAAATTCCAGCTTTAACATC
It encodes the following:
- the LOC133818553 gene encoding xanthohumol 4-O-methyltransferase — its product is MELTPNDQTEAALRGEANVWKNINGIADFMVLKCALELRIPDIVHSHSAPITLAQIASSVPDSPSLNLSYLSRIMRLLVRRKIFSQHKSLDGEEVLYGPTHSSRLLLSKTTLPDQVTLAPFVAFMTHPYLSAPWRCLARCVKEGGNGFEMVHGGRQLWDLAPGNPEFNKLFNDGMESTARITMMAILSEYRDVFCGIGSLVDVGGGFGGSISAIVKSHPHIKGINYDLPHVVATAPTYTGLVSHVGGNMFEWIPTADAVFMKWILHDWADEDCVKILKNCRRAIPEKGGKIIIVDIVLEPEANGLFDDAAVMLDIALMALTRGKERTEKEWKKVLEEGGFPRYQIFKIPALTSVIEAYPQ